From Juglans regia cultivar Chandler chromosome 8, Walnut 2.0, whole genome shotgun sequence, the proteins below share one genomic window:
- the LOC109010587 gene encoding cytokinin riboside 5'-monophosphate phosphoribohydrolase LOG3-like, protein MENQQQQPAIMKSRFRRVCVFCGSSPGKSPSYQIAAIQLGQQLVERNIDLVYGGGSIGLMGLVSQAVHDGGRHVLGVIPTILMPREITGETVGELRAVSGMHQRKAEMARQADAFIALPGGYGTLEELLEVITWAQLGIHDKPVGLLNVDGYYNSLLSFLDKAVDEGFITPTARNIIVSAQTAQELMHKLEASFVFVNEMN, encoded by the exons ATGGAAAATCAACAGCAGCAGCCTGCCATCATGAAATCAAGGTTCAGACGTGTCTGTGTTTTCTGTGGGAGCAGCCCCGGCAAGAGCCCTAGCTACCAGATTGCTGCTATCCAACTCGGCCAACAACTG GTGGAGAGGAACATTGACTTGGTCTATGGAGGAGGGAGCATTGGCTTGATGGGTCTGGTCTCCCAAGCTGTGCATGATGGAGGTCGCCATGTCTTGGG AGTAATTCCCACAATTCTCATGCCAAGAGAG ATAACAGGAGAGACTGTGGGAGAACTAAGAGCAGTGTCAGGCATGCACCAACGCAAGGCTGAAATGGCTCGTCAGGCCGATGCTTTCATTGCCTTGCCAG GTGGGTATGGCACCTTGGAAGAACTGTTGGAAGTCATCACTTGGGCTCAACTGGGAATCCATGATAAACCT GTGGGCTTGTTAAACGTGGATGGATACTACAACTCACTCCTCTCATTCCTAGACAAAGCAGTCGACGAAGGATTCATAACTCCCACTGCCCGAAACATTATCGTCTCTGCTCAAACTGCCCAAGAACTCATGCACAAGCTTGAGGcatcatttgtttttgtaaatgagATGAACTGa
- the LOC109010589 gene encoding 5'-3' exoribonuclease 3-like gives MGVPAFYRWLAEKYPLVVVDVVEEEPVEIDGIKIPVDTSKPNPNNMEFDNLYLDMNGIIHPCFHPEDRPSPTTYAEVFQCMFDYIDRLFVMVRPRKLLYMAIDGVAPRAKMNQQRSRRFRAAKDAADAADEEARLREEFEREGRKLPPKQESQVFDSNVITPGTEFMAVLSIALQYYIHLRLNNDPGWEKVKVILSDANVPGEGEHKIMSYIRLQRNLPGYDPNTRHCLYGLDADLIMLGLATHEIHFSILREIVFTPGQQDKCFLCGQVGHLAANCEGKAKRKAGEFDEKGDGAAVAKKPYQFLHIWTLREYLEHEMTIPNTSFKIDLECIVDDFIFMCFFVGNDFLPHMPTLEIREGAINLLMAIYKKEIRALGGYLTNGSKPNLSRVEHFIQVVGSFEDKIFQKRARLHQRQAERIKREKAHARRGDDAQPLVQPESLVPVARFHGSRLASGPSPSPYQQSESNYNSGSSMSARKDYQLGQDTAGLSGLEIKSKQSWAADARGASAPPQKVARLSSGATIGAAIVEAENSLETEVSENKEELKVKLKEVLREKSDVFNSQKPEEDKIKLGEPGWKERYYEEKFSVRTPEELEAIRRDVVLSYTEGLCWVMHYYYEGVCSWQWFYPYHYAPFASDLKDLGQLDISFELGSPFKPFNQLLGVFPAASSHALPEHYRKLMTDPNSPIIDFYPTDFEVDMNGKRFAWQGIAKLPFIDEARLLSEVQKIEHTLTEEEVWRNSVMFDMLFVKLCHPLSVCISILDEKYKRLTDKERVKVKEKLKPEKSGGMNGYLSPCAGEPHPPIFRSPVIGMEDIIDNQVICAIFQLPDMHEHITRPPVGVKFPEKIVNLGDLKPEPVLWHEDSGRRPWENGRQNSSGTTSGRQLGEAAHRFVANSLQVKVNPNGYGNKMNAPPPSYPMPHHRPRMASYQNERYHDQAYNRMRPPGTFHSPRGHHQFSNSTAGPGYNEDGYNPPYVSPVDRHPNNRSHPQNYERNNQPVTHSNGQYSRNVNYHPSGSHQNGGPMHARGQMAQAPNGVSAYPHQGGHNSYQNYQSPGGSSHQRWGVRPPMTNQGIPRGYGNPQQLGNQYSVPERRANKRPSPPPPGYGHN, from the exons ATGGGAGTTCCAGCTTTCTATAGATGGTTAGCGGAGAAGTACCcgttggtggtggtggatgTCGTCGAAGAAGAACCGGTTGAAATCGATGGCATTAAGATACCGGTTGATACTAGTAAGCCAAACCCTAACAATATGGAATTCGACAATCTCTACCTCGACATGAACGGCATTATTCACCCCTGCTTTCATCCCGAAGATAGG CCTTCTCCAACTACTTATGCTGAGGTATTTCAGTGCATGTTTGATTACATTGATAGGCTTTTTGTGATGGTGCGGCCTCGAAAACTGCTATACATGGCTATTG ATGGTGTTGCTCCAAGGGCTAAAATGAATCAACAACGGTCTAGGCGTTTTAGAGCAGCCAAAGATGCAGCAGATGCG GCAGATGAAGAAGCAAGGCTAAGGGAAGAGTTTGAGAGAGAAGGCCGAAAGCTTCCTCCAAAACAGGAGTCACAAGTTTTTGATTCTAATGTTATTACTCCAGGAACCGAATTTATGGCTGTTCTATCAATTGCACTGCAGTACTACATTCATCTCAGGTTGAACAATGACCCTGGTTGGGAAAAAGTTAAG GTTATTCTTTCTGATGCCAATGTTCCTGGTGAGGGGGAACACAAGATTATGTCATACATTCGCCTTCAAAGAAACCTCCCTGGTTATGACCCAAATACACGCCATTGCCTGTATGGTTTG GATGCGGATTTGATAATGTTGGGTTTAGCTACCCATgaaattcatttttcaattcTTCGAGAG ATTGTATTTACTCCTGGGCAACAAGACAAATGCTTCCTATGTGGACAGGTGGGCCATTTAGCAGCAAATTGTGAAGGAAAGGCAAAAAGAAAGGCTGGAGAGTTTGATGAGAAAGGTGATGGTGCTGCTGTTGCCAAAAAACCATACCAG TTTCTCCACATCTGGACTCTGAGAGAATACTTGGAGCATGAGATGACAATTCCTAACACTTCATTCAAGATTGATCTTGAATGCATTGTGGACGATTTTATCTTCATGTGTTTCTTTGTTGGCAATGATTTCTTACCGCATATGCCCACATTGGAGATTCGCGAG GGTGCGATTAACTTGCTGATGGCAATATACAAGAAAGAAATCAGGGCATTGGGCGGGTATTTGACTAATGGAAGCAAG CCAAATTTGAGCAGGGTGGAGCATTTTATTCAGGTTGTTGGATCTTTCGAAGATAAGATATTCCAAAAAAGAGCTCGATTGCATCAG CGGCAGGCTGAAAGAATAAAGCGTGAAAAGGCACATGCCAGGAGAGGGGATGATGCACAGCCTCTAGTTCAACCCGAGTCTTTGGTGCCGGTTGCTCGATTTCATGGTTCTCGGCTTGCTTCTGGTCCTTCACCTTCTCCATATCAACAATCAGAATCTAATTACAATTCAGGGAGCTCAATGTCTGCCAGAAAAGATTACCAACTTGGACAAGACACAGCAGGGCTGTCAGGGCTTGAAATTAAAAGCAAACAGTCTTGGGCTGCAGATGCTAGAGGGGCTTCTGCTCCGCCTCAAAAAGTTGCACGCTTGTCTTCAGGGGCTACAATTGGTGCTGCTATTGTTGAAGCTGAAAATAGCCTTGAAACAGAA GTAAGcgaaaacaaagaagaattgAAAGTGAAGCTTAAGGAGGTACTTCGTGAGAAGTCAGATGTTTTTAACTCTCAAAAACCAGAAGAGGACAAG ATTAAGTTGGGAGAACCGGGGTGGAAAGAAAGATACTATGAGGAAAAGTTTTCTGTTAGAACTCCTGAGGAGCTTGAAGCGATTCGAAGGGATGTT GTCTTGAGTTACACAGAAGGCCTTTGTTGGGTCATGCACTATTATTATGAAGGGGTTTGTTCATGGCAGTG GTTTTATCCTTATCATTATGCACCTTTTGCTTCTGATCTCAAGGATCTTGGTCAGCTGGACATAAGCTTTGAGCTTGGCTCTCCCTTCAAACCATTCAATCAGCTTTTGGGAGTATTTCCTGCTGCAAG TTCCCATGCACTTCCTGAGCATTACAGGAAATTGATGACCGATCCAAATTCACCTATTATTGACTTTTACCCGACTG ATTTTGAGGTGGATATGAATGGCAAACGGTTTGCTTGGCAG GGTATTGCGAAATTGCCTTTTATTGATGAAGCTCGCCTTCTTTCAGAAGTCCAGAAAATTGAACATACATTGACA GAGGAGGAGGTTTGGAGAAATAGCGTGATGTTCGACATGCTTTTCGTGAAATTGTGTCATCCTCTCTCTGTATGCATAAGTATTCTTGATGAGAAGTATAAACGATTAACGGACAAAGAACGTGTCAAGGTCAAGGAGAAACTCAAGCCCGAAAAAAG TGGTGGAATGAATGGCTATTTATCCCCATGCGCTGGAGAACCCCACCCACCTATTTTCAGGTCTCCCGTGATAGGGATGGAAGATATTATTGACAACCAAGTCAT ATGCGCTATATTCCAACTCCCAGATATGCATGAACACATCACTCGACCACCTGTGGGGGTTAAATTCCCAGAGAAG ATTGTGAATTTGGGGGATCTAAAACCTGAACCAGTTTTGTGGCATGAAGATTCTGGAAGGAGGCCATGGGAGAATGGAAG GCAAAACTCCTCGGGAACCACTTCTGGCCGACAGCTTGGGGAGGCAGCTCATCGATTTGTTGCTAACAGCTTACAAGTGAAGGTAAATCCTAATGGGTATGGCAATAAAATGAATGCCCCACCACCATCTTACCCCATGCCTCATCATCGCCCGCGGATGGCTTCCTACCAAAATGAAAGATATCATGATCAGGCATATAACAGAATGCGACCACCAGGAACATTTCACTCTCCTCGAGGACACCatcaattttcaaattccacTGCCGGTCCTGGTTACAATGAGGATGGGTACAATCCACCATATGTCTCACCCGTGGACCGTCATCCCAACAATAGGTCTCACCCTCAGAACTACGAAAGAAATAACCAACCAGTTACCCACAGTAACGGTCAGTACTCCAGGAATGTGAACTATCATCCATCCGGAAGTCATCAGAATGGAGGACCCATGCATGCTAGGGGACAGATGGCACAAGCTCCAAACGGGGTCAGTGCTTATCCTCACCAAGGTGGTCACAACAGTTATCAGAACTACCAATCACCTGGAGGTTCTAGTCATCAGCGGTGGGGTGTTCGGCCTCCAATGACCAATCAGGGCATTCCGAGGGGGTATGGTAACCCTCAACAACTAGGCAACCAATATTCTGTACCAGAAAGAAGAGCAAATAAGCGGCCATCCCCACCGCCACCTGGATATGGGCACAACTAG